From one Artemia franciscana unplaced genomic scaffold, ASM3288406v1 PGA_scaffold_30, whole genome shotgun sequence genomic stretch:
- the LOC136041587 gene encoding uncharacterized protein LOC136041587 translates to MVSQERKKKLREKERYDSRAKQVAGKKKEYYGKNKDVLKLSAKIRFQQDEKAAAIKKRRVLKRYNNDEEFRHNCINSSSEHVKDKYRNDEAYRLRSIKSASMKRNIKYRDNEEYRQNYVKSASERVKDRYKNDETYRLRSIKSASMKRNIKYRDNEEYRQNYVKSASERVKDRYKNDETYRLRSIKSASMKRNIKYRDNEEYRQNYVKSASERVKDRYKNDETYRLRAIKSASIRRNIKYRENEEFRRNYIKSVSLKQISKYRNDEMYQRNHIDKVTAYNMLKRYRGIDFSRKEQRRKTSNKVIKFYKNFYRSRRLTKKHEETSSYHSTLPELAMRCTQKKRKIYASNKVKKSQSQAQTSAKSFDMSCFISQSNHNSVLANNRQSRFFARNYRQRWAYRSRTVIKMNSDLENLNTIFDMYKKNKRKYSIIELKLLLEKANAVINISSNSLAKLHASIHKQCSKFMEHLPKSDYVPDVEEFTRAMGNVMEHSVYNEAYHLESVYKIFEVNHCLRCGHTGDLYTAIPIDEEGKAVFFDYGNNQAVEVGNRCFCVTTTQNEQDNETGHSFPNFVSPFFKRLVEGSESQSSTKFDDEEWNTNIQSKILIDICQRYNVKELNKNTDESRTTEKNSAVTSRLADRNHPFKWKCHRDLCKYEPIDIEMCHILFCTISEMNKEDSLTDSLVELYLDKFNYCTNQLIHPDKMGHSIYCHPCNGCYSFLRALRALAPHFPVLANFVRSLYKAIEKCRLIRDVKTIRSKGSIAQLRSIVEAAISKLRMKNLTMFLEPMPPRVSTEESEIMNIFGKNIMKVAEIRDEYPSVPCDCCEQLKLPNEVKVLGSFSKRKGFDYMTQIIQEETYKYVPKEESDDLQMSIDWMEYLLETFKLCEYCAGKMLSNKENVRSVGNNLNVQATPDCIKNLNKFELALIRFVMPCLTVVRLGQVMGSKRPANELTEALKGRIVYLPVDVQANADVQPDKLLNIDSFVILVNGQPTYNKNVWTALIDLRKIHKALIWLKENNMVYRNIKAYTLEELQEILESRLLEKEKGQEQTYEIPEGAILEKLTNDAKSHLVEHFSIQPLDSSVPKDFIDDFKNNKNIENDQFQLKRLHGLGEDLFQEELDIKAFPNLFPDGKNHMRDMARQFSMRNADYIKGRLLSRHPQFRLDKNYLFHNFQHQELSYFCNSVAHMIRTVRPNQSAKDFLDRVRHRDGEMETSIFSVQSKVRGSRQYFHALAGKVKSMIEQEGPPTLFITASCAEWYSPEFIKHLRDINSHVVGVDKMTPAELTAMDPVSVAIHFHKKWRAIFNNLICAKLNPVFGKIKDYFWRIEYQTRGAPHVHCILWVEDAPVIGKSSLDEVTRYIDSIITCQFPDKLLSPTLHKLVVDHQMHRCNKYCQRKFKRNSGKWISYCRFGFPRPSKTQTEVHDVIDCLAHGTNRQKPRKRIYDIARTDKERYINDYNPSLLLANLSNVDVQYIGHIGSKLPYYITDYMTKGEKSEIDEMWEEVNNAYKGLGPRAMSFLLNSVKTRQVGAVEAADRLLGTKLYSFSRQFRFVDLSKVTELKRTLKPFKELEVIASKDPQSSDLYVAHWVADVYPNRPEHMEHMSLYELLSWHERERRGNDEKMLLQTGSFFLRRRTQKPYIIQHKKANPLESDEKKEQYYGMLLKLFKPWRNERDILVNDFNNFETYCIESEKYPAMVAYHEKLVNKTTCDAEFETRVRQRATEIQATEMNDLTDGQHEIDDPNNAIQGEIIDRAADAMEDLVNANRQLLESITSEELSNDFNSLNLDQKRIVDRIIGNIKNGSNDKPIRLIVSGFGGTGKSRVISVLRRFICQEFVREECPVVVMAPTGLAAHSIKGVTIHRCLSLPVDQQTTAKYSSLSTEQLLTLRKTLGRTRLFIIDEISMVSSLMLMYIHLRLTEIKSTNFPMGNANFVLFGDFLQLRPVSANPPFIPLTRLEIRNRLGSMGSFNLWHEFEYDELTINMRQKNDKPYADTLANIRLGNCEEQHLQCLSTRKFGCMSRATSEEITKLYCNLCKEGKVPVILMPTNDDCRLINNTLLKETSSKHVTLTAIDCLSSVVRNKRIEEEAAKSVSSFADDCKRTAGALTTLVLSIGARVMLQRNIAVDKGLVNGSMGYVKEFKSIPSGEIVSVLVQFDGQDQLTSIGRATVRFEALKEVYYTRKQFPLQLAFAITIHKSQGLSLECAIVDAGSRCFGPGMIYVALSRVTTSAGLHLVELDPSKIIADMEAISEYNRLRSSYRPDLPLLRIIQTPTTNLNEDVVEIGSIGDVYPKMKKNVEHAIIGKGEKRKPAIEDSFPNKTKSRKTMSITNEVRSNATILPTKGDSVILGIEGNKKRSNQKQLYQRGIGAGRKGFQNRDGVSCYANSAVQCVFSLHRILFDRLQNSQGNVATEILRLAVSSLDKIESTVQLRSLLPTVYGFVEDEQQSLCEFWEALFRSMDEENSETSTTTALSPLSRLFQFKNHKFLACHRCNWSQIDDNMTNGKVCYFPVPGVLNPDAPAHEEVVETSDIQFSEVLSPYPVGKFCPNEHQLTSHTVFTEMPQFLAINLDRSAMTHKITRRIIGFEPDHILLESTMSEVISDVSYNDIVVSLERYRAIAIVVHTGINFNSGHYYVYRRTLEGTWCLCDDSNVKLMGKQAMDCSGMTFAVLQRCS, encoded by the coding sequence ATGGTATCACAAGAACGAAAGAAGAAACTTAGGGAGAAGGAAAGGTATGACAGTCGAGCTAAACAGGTTGCTGGCAAAAAGAAGGAGTACTATGGGAAAAACAAGGATGTTCTCAAATTGAGTGCCAAAATCAGATTTCAGCAGGATGAGAAAGCAGCTGCTATAAAAAAACGTCGAGTTTTAAAACGATATAACAATGACGAGGAGTTTCGTCACAATTGCATCAATTCATCATCAGAGCATGTGAAGGACAAATACAGAAATGATGAGGCTTATCGCTTGAGGTCTATCAAGTCTGCATCAATGAAGAGAAACATCAAATACAGAGATAATGAAGAGTATCGTCAGAATTATGTCAAGTCAGCATCAGAACGTGTAAAGGATAGATACAAAAATGATGAGACCTATCGCTTGAGGTCTATCAAGTCTGCATCAATGAAGAGAAACATCAAATACAGAGATAATGAAGAGTATCGTCAGAATTATGTCAAGTCAGCATCAGAACGTGTAAAGGATAGATACAAAAATGATGAGACCTATCGCTTGAGGTCTATCAAGTCTGCATCAATGAAGAGAAACATCAAATACAGAGATAATGAAGAGTATCGTCAGAATTATGTCAAGTCAGCATCAGAACGTGTAAAGGATAGATACAAAAATGATGAGACTTATCGCCTGAGGGCTATCAAGTCTGCATCAATCCGGAGAAACATCAAATATAGAGAAAATGAAGAGTTTCGTCGAAATTACATCAAATCGGTCTCTTTGAAACAAATAAGCAAATACAGGAATGATGAAATGTATCAAAGAAATCACATTGATAAGGTTACTGCTTACAATATGTTGAAAAGATACAGAGGAATTGATTTTTCTCGTAAGGAACAGAGGAGAAAAACATCAAACAAAGTTATCAAATTCTATAAGAATTTTTACAGAAGCCGCAGGTTGACGAAAAAACATGAGGAAACATCCTCATATCACTCAACTCTGCCTGAACTAGCAATGAGatgtacacaaaaaaaaaggaaaatttatgcTTCAAATAAGGTAAAGAAAAGTCAGAGCCAAGCACAAACCAGTGCCAAGTCTTTCGATATGTCCTGCTTCATAAGCCAGTCAAACCACAATTCGGTTCTGGCTAATAACAGGCAATCCAGATTCTTTGCGAGAAATTATAGACAAAGGTGGGCATATAGGTCCAGGACTGTAATAAAAATGAACTCAGATTTAGAAAATTTGAATACCATCTTTgatatgtacaaaaaaaataagagaaagtaTTCAATCATTGAACTTAAGCTACTGCTAGAAAAGGCTAACGCAGTCATTAACATATCATCAAATTCACTAGCAAAGCTACATGCAAGCATTCACAAGCAGTGCTCAAAATTTATGGAGCATCTACCAAAATCAGATTATGTCCCTGATGTAGAAGAATTCACCCGTGCAATGGGAAATGTCATGGAACATTCTGTGTATAATGAAGCTTATCATCTCGAATCAGTGTATAAAATCTTTGAAGTCAACCATTGTTTGAGATGTGGTCACACTGGTGACCTTTACACTGCAATTCCAATTGACGAGGAAGGAAAAGCAGTATTTTTCGATTATGGTAATAATCAAGCTGTGGAAGTTGGTAATAGATGCTTTTGTGTGACGACAACACAAAACGAGCAAGATAATGAAACTGGGCACAGCTTTCCTAATTTTGtatctccttttttcaaaaggtTAGTTGAAGGATCAGAATCGCAGTCTTCTACCAAGTTTGATGATGAAGAATGGAATACTAACATACAAAGTAAAATTCTCATTGATATTTGCCAAAGATATAATGTAAaggaattgaataaaaatactgATGAGAGTAGGACCACCGAAAAAAATTCTGCTGTCACAAGTCGGTTGGCAGACAGAAATCACCCATTTAAATGGAAATGTCACCGAGATCTCTGCAAATATGAGCCAATTGACATTGAAATGTGTCATATCCTCTTTTGCACAATTTCCGAAATGAACAAAGAAGATTCGTTAACGGATTCCCTTGTTGAATTGTATTTGGATAAATTCAATTATTGCACAAACCAGTTAATTCACCCAGACAAAATGGGACATTCAATTTATTGTCACCCATGCAATGGATGTTACAGCTTCCTTCGTGCTCTACGAGCATTGGCGCCACATTTTCCTGTTCTAGCAAACTTTGTTAGAAGCTTGTACAAGGCAATAGAAAAATGCAGACTCATTAGAGATGTGAAAACAATTAGGAGCAAAGGTAGTATTGCACAATTAAGATCCATAGTAGAAGCTGCAATTTCAAAACTGAGGATGAAAAACTTAACAATGTTTCTGGAGCCTATGCCTCCTCGGGTATCTACAGAAGAATCGGAAATTATGAATATCTTTGggaaaaatattatgaaagtAGCTGAAATAAGAGACGAATACCCATCAGTTCCTTGTGATTGTTGCGAGCAGTTAAAACTGCCAAATGAGGTAAAAGTTCTCGGCTCTTTTTCGAAGCGAAAGGGCTTTGATTATATGACCCAAATTATTCAAGAAGAAACTTATAAGTATGTACCTAAAGAAGAGAGCGATGATCTCCAAATGTCAATTGACTGGATGGAGTACTTATTGGAAACATTCAAGCTGTGTGAATATTGTGCAGGAAAAATGCTCTCAAATAAGGAAAATGTACGTTCTGTTGGAAATAACCTTAACGTCCAAGCAACTCCAGATTGCATCaagaatttgaataaatttgaactGGCACTGATAAGATTTGTCATGCCATGTCTTACTGTTGTTAGACTTGGACAAGTTATGGGATCAAAAAGACCTGCAAACGAATTGACAGAGGCTCTTAAAGGAAGAATTGTATATCTACCCGTAGATGTTCAAGCAAATGCGGATGTACAACCAGACAAGTTGCTCAACATTGACAGCTTTGTGATACTTGTCAACGGTCAACCAACctataataaaaatgtttggaCAGCACTTATTGATTTGAGGAAAATACATAAAGCACTAATTTGgttgaaagaaaacaatatGGTGTACAGGAACATCAAAGCATACACACTAGAGGAGTTGCAAGAGATTCTTGAGAGTCGtttattagaaaaagaaaagggacaAGAGCAAACTTATGAAATACCAGAGGGAGCAATAttagaaaaacttacaaatgaTGCCAAATCACACTTAGTAGAGCATTTCTCTATACAACCACTAGACTCGTCAGTACCGAAAGACTTTATAGATGACTTcaagaacaataaaaacattgaaaatgaccaatttcaattgaaaagattACATGGTTTAGGGGAGGATCTATTTCAAGAGGAATTGGACATCAAAGCATTTCCAAATCTCTTCCCTGATGGCAAAAACCATATGCGGGACATGGCCCGTCAGTTTTCGATGCGAAATGCAGACTACATCAAAGGGCGTCTTCTTAGTAGACACCCACAGTTCCGTTTAGATAAAAACTATCTATTTCACAACTTTCAACATCAAGAGTTGTCTTACTTTTGTAACAGTGTTGCACATATGATTAGGACTGTCAGGCCTAATCAAAGtgcaaaagattttctggatCGAGTTCGACACAGAGACGGTGAAATGGAAACGTCAATTTTTTCAGTCCAGTCAAAAGTGAGAGGATCTCGACAATATTTTCATGCTTTGGCGGGAAAAGTCAAGTCTATGATAGAGCAAGAAGGGCCACCAACGTTATTTATTACAGCCTCTTGTGCAGAATGGTATTCTCCAGAATTCATAAAACATTTACGTGACATCAACAGTCATGTGGTTGGTGTCGATAAAATGACACCAGCTGAATTAACAGCAATGGACCCTGTGTCTGTGGCTATACATTTCCACAAAAAATGGAGGGCCATATTCAACAACCTTATCTGTGCAAAGTTGAATCCTGTCTTTGGTAAAATCAAGGATTACTTTTGGCGAATTGAATACCAAACGAGAGGTGCTCCACATGTGCATTGCATTCTCTGGGTAGAAGATGCACCAGTCATTGGAAAATCATCACTGGATGAAGTTACAAGGTACATTGATAGCATTATCACATGCCAATTTCCTGATAAACTATTGAGTCCAACCCTGCACAAACTCGTTGTCGATCACCAGATGCACCGCTGCAACAAATACTGCCAACggaaattcaaaagaaattcagGCAAATGGATTAGTTATTGCAGATTCGGCTTTCCTCGCCCTTCTAAAACACAAACTGAAGTCCATGATGTGATTGATTGTTTGGCTCATGGGACAAACCGCCAAAAACCAAGAAAGAGGATCTATGACATTGCTCGTACAGATAAGGAGAGGTACATCAATGATTACAATCCCTCATTGTTATTGGCCAATTTGTCAAATGTAGATGTTCAATATATTGGCCATATCGGCTCCAAGTTGCCATACTATATAACAGACTACATGACGAAAGGTGAGAAGTCAGAAATTGATGAGATGTGGGAAGAAGTGAATAATGCGTACAAAGGTCTGGGCCCACGAGCAATGTCTTTTCTATTAAACTCAGTTAAAACGCGTCAAGTTGGAGCAGTAGAGGCGGCAGATAGGCTTCTTGGCACAAAATTGTACAGTTTCTCAAGACAATTCAGATTTGTGGATTTATCGAAGGTGACAGAACTAAAAAGGACACTTAAACCATTCAAGGAATTGGAAGTCATTGCAAGTAAGGATCCCCAAAGTTCGGATCTGTATGTTGCCCACTGGGTAGCTGATGTTTATCCAAATAGGCCAGAGCATATGGAGCACATGAGTCTATATGAGCTGCTGTCTTGGCATGAACGCGAACGACGGGGCAATGATGAAAAAATGTTACTGCAAACAGGTTCGTTTTTTTTAAGACGACGCACTCAAAAACCATATATCATACAGCACAAAAAGGCCAATCCTTTGGAATCCGACGAGAAGAAAGAACAGTATTACGGTATGCTGTTGAAATTGTTCAAGCCATGGAGAAATGAACGCGATATTCTGGTTAATGACTTCAACAACTTTGAAACATATTGCattgaaagtgaaaaatatccAGCCATGGTAGCCTATCATGAGAAACTGGTAAATAAAACCACATGCGATGCCGAATTTGAGACAAGAGTACGCCAGCGAGCCACGGAAATTCAGGCTACTGAAATGAATGACTTAACTGATGGGCAACATGAGATTGATGATCCAAATAACGCTATACAAGGAGAGATTATTGATAGAGCAGCTGATGCTATGGAAGATTTAGTCAATGCGAATAGACAGCTACTAGAGTCAATCACAAGTGAAGAGTTGTCAAATGACTTCAATTCCCTTAATTTAGATCAGAAGAGAATTGTAGACAGAATTATAGGCAACATAAAAAATGGCAGCAATGATAAGCCTATCAGACTGATAGTGTCTGGCTTTGGGGGAACTGGGAAGTCACGAGTAATTAGTGTACTTAGAAGGTTCATTTGTCAGGAGTTCGTGAGGGAGGAATGTCCAGTTGTTGTTATGGCCCCAACTGGACTTGCTGCTCATAGTATAAAGGGTGTTACCATTCATCGATGCTTAAGCCTGCCAGTTGACCAGCAGACAACTGCAAAGTATTCATCTTTATCCACCGAACAATTGCTGACATTAAGAAAAACCCTTGGACGAACTCGACTTTTCATTATAGATGAAATAAGTATGGTCTCGTCTCTTATGCTGATGTATATTCATTTGCGCTTGACGGAAATTAAATCTACTAATTTCCCAATGGGAAATGCCAactttgttctctttggagATTTCCTTCAATTGAGGCCTGTGTCGGCAAATCCACCGTTTATTCCTCTTACTCGTCTAGAAATCCGAAATAGACTTGGATCCATGGGATCCTTTAATCTATGGCATGAATTTGAGTATGATGAGCTGACAATCAACATGAggcaaaaaaatgacaagccaTATGCGGATACACTTGCAAACATAAGGCTTGGAAATTGTGAAGAACAGCATCTCCAGTGTCTTTCTACACGGAAATTTGGATGCATGTCGCGAGCCACCTCAGAAGAAATTACCAAATTATATTGTAATTTGTGTAAGGAAGGGAAAGTGCCGGTTATTTTGATGCCCACAAACGACGACTGTAGGCTAATAAACAACACACTGCTAAAGGAAACGAGCTCGAAACATGTTACACTGACTGCCATTGATTGTCTTTCTTCGGTGGtcagaaataaaagaattgaAGAAGAAGCAGCAAAAAGTGTTTCAAGCTTTGCAGATGACTGCAAACGAACAGCTGGTGCATTAACAACATTGGTACTATCAATTGGTGCACGAGTAATGCTTCAAAGAAACATTGCAGTGGATAAAGGCTTAGTAAACGGATCCATGGGCTACGTCAAAGAGTTTAAAAGTATACCATCTGGTGAAATAGTTAGTGTTTTGGTACAATTTGATGGTCAAGATCAGTTGACAAGCATAGGCCGTGCTACAGTTCGATTTGAAGCGCTCAAAGAGGTTTATTATACTAGAAAACAGTTTCCATTGCAACTAGCATTTGCAATTACTATTCACAAGTCTCAAGGCCTCAGCCTGGAATGTGCTATCGTCGATGCAGGAAGTCGTTGCTTTGGACCGGGGATGATTTATGTTGCATTATCCAGAGTTACCACTAGCGCAGGGCTGCATCTTGTGGAACTTGATCCAAGTAAAATTATTGCTGACATGGAAGCAATCTCAGAGTATAATCGTCTTAGGAGTAGTTATAGACCTGACCTTCCATTATTGAGAATCATCCAAACACCCACAACTAATTTGAATGAGGACGTCGTGGAAATAGGTAGCATAGGAGATGTTTATccgaaaatgaagaaaaatgtcgaACATGCAATCAttggaaaaggggaaaaaagaaaGCCAGCAATAGAAGATTCGTTTCCAAATAAGACAAAAAGCCGAAAAACAATGTCTATAACAAATGAAGTAAGATCAAACGCTACGATATTACCAACGAAAGGTGATAGCGTTATCCTAGGTATTGAAGGCAACAAGAAACGATCCAACCAAAAGCAGCTCTACCAAAGGGGTATTGGTGCAGGAAGAAAAGGTTTCCAAAACAGAGATGGTGTTTCATGCTATGCAAACTCTGCAGTTCAGTGCGTTTTCAGCTTACACAGAATACTTTTTGATAGGCTGCAAAATTCACAAGGCAACGTTGCAACTGAAATTTTACGGCTAGCAGTGTCGTCCCTTGACAAGATAGAGTCAACAGTCCAGCTAAGATCATTGCTGCCGACTGTGTATGGATTTGTTGAGGACGAACAGCAGTCACTCTGCGAGTTTTGGGAAGCTTTGTTTAGAAGTATGGATGAAGAAAACTCGGAAACAAGCACAACAACTGCCCTCAGTCCTCTTAGTAGACTATTTCAGttcaagaatcataaatttttggcTTGTCACCGCTGTAACTGGAGCCAAATAGATGATAATATGACAAATGGAAAAGTGTGCTATTTTCCAGTTCCAGGAGTTCTGAATCCCGATGCACCCGCTCATGAAGAGGTTGTTGAGACATCGGACATTCAATTTAGTGAAGTGTTAAGTCCATATCCTGTTGGAAAATTTTGCCCAAATGAACATCAACTAACATCACACACAGTTTTTACTGAAATGCCGCAGTTTCTTGCGATTAACTTGGACAGGAGTGCAATGACACATAAAATTACGAGAAGAATAATTGGTTTTGAGCCAGATCACATTTTGTTGGAAAGCACAATGAGTGAGGTCATATCAGACGTTAGCTACAATGATATCGTCGTATCTTTGGAGCGATATAGAGCTATTGCCATTGTTGTTCATACAGGTATTAATTTCAACTCTGGTCACTATTACGTTTACAGGCGAACGTTGGAAGGCACATGGTGTCTCTGCGATGATTCAAATGTGAAATTGATGGGAAAGCAAGCAATGGACTGCTCAGGTATGACTTTTGCTGTTCTTCAAAGATGTAGctaa